A region of Coccinella septempunctata chromosome 5, icCocSept1.1, whole genome shotgun sequence DNA encodes the following proteins:
- the LOC123312845 gene encoding partitioning defective 3 homolog isoform X7, whose amino-acid sequence MFDACQTINAGPKCSEVAEKLVQLFGWRHTYNVEKLQRNVRGRSTTRISITKPTSQKWCPAKVKSGPATWVSVHNLQTQGGGILDPDDKLCDVVDDREQILATFEDGDGPHHGGGDGASGSSVGTGSPDIFHDGDKYGSTYPQTDIEVTGEQIANGIPGSLQVRRGSEPALNQLPPGPPLPTADNTKRWSAAPLISEPPPSLGYNGHYIEDEDSTGFRRMQRDGSNRLSMQFFEDGAGFRWADAAERAKARAHTSTSLPREHKRKEPLGQANNSTSPVPSMDQSELIVIRNEPGPLGIHVVPDYDIYGKDRGLLVQGIEPGGRIDRDGRLAINDRIIEINGQNLLNMPFQRVQDMFKLSLTSSELRLKVVKDYTLNGIKKQLSCHRFAEDKDSSMVEFEQKRKYTPNTKVATVSPTKKLPTGSKNLKTLLTANTRKIGRKIEIELTKGPHGLGFSITTRDNPAGGNCPIYIKNIIPKHSQGAAVEDGRLKIGDRLLEVNGVEMTGKSQSEAVAVLRNAPPGSKVKIVVSRQEDVVDTENELPRIIESEAQKSTGEAVEVPSRSSDTPPTIPPLPQSHLQALQNRTPERGGTVAKIVSQFQDTSTAFNPPEKLDDSMIFPWKHREVLTFNIPVHDTEKAGLGISVKGKTSGNQDLGIFIKSVINGGAASRDKRLQTNDQLLNVNGISLLQQSNSDAMETLRKAMLHTEGPVPGNITLTIARRASSPPPVNRNYSVSSSSSNPNLLNSNEGSEIFQSSDSSDPSKNNSGASNGSTNTVIYNPYIHSRENSQSHNLNPIQNWNPVIDRLVGNNNKNSQLRNESYYKATHDTWSSSMLANNQSFDSHHSTTTVSLNGGEPILIEDEYGSRVLNQQSTRINVHMTNKMNLSNGSIPESRKDHEPDGKASLNSVTCDNRSTESSQTTIQSGTDATYASQLSLENPKGFSRDAFGRQSMSEKRHATLDAKSTDTYQRTKKLREQRTKEKDSNLVRVGSVESVMSVTRTSEHPEYADKLGQLGPSLGMKKSSSLESLQTMVQEIQMQEEGDPAYSYRGPSGALKVIRGRGCEESFRAAVDDRIVDPNHRSEKSPKKHWLLDPPTDSDKEIEGFNNVRGGPRQSSLNAALDNKHKSAKKKPSILKGIGSMFRFGKHRKVDFPNVDPHYHHSSEFDNSSIQNAEPSEDQSSSHSSGQQKQPEGHQGHPSERTHEQQDKSQQLQQQQQQQQQHMIRQQQGNVQANNREGQQGNIGQPLYQRHFVHRHAEQVQVIPENSVAPPVKYRNNGEVQRRSDRKLHEQRQAARHSYYPPDERENLYEHRQLRNEPTYGEYGRPGSRTAVTDSVPFTHYVNYNELQSHLSRKQHQYHSQRQTKADSQIRPMSNFYEYESVQSILSNRGRSNAPAQYAKQSSSGHHFQDMNSNSLPRNQQGQLPQTRGSQRGPFVTQVTIGEQNGTKV is encoded by the exons gGTCCAGCCACTTGGGTATCCGTCCACAATCTCCAAACCCAGGGTGGCGGCATCTTAGATCCGGACGACAAACTTTGCGACGTTGTTGACGACAGGGAGCAGATCCTAGCTACCTTCGAAGATGGCGACGGTCCTCATCACGGAGGTGGGGACGGAGCAAGCGGAAGTTCCGTTGGCACCGGAAGTCCTGACATATTTCAC GATGGCGACAAGTACGGCTCCACCTATCCCCAGACGGACATCGAAGTGACCGGCGAGCAAATCGCCAACGGAATACCTGGATCCTTGCAGGTGCGAAGGGGGAGTGAACCGGCCCTCAATCAGCTACCCCCTGGTCCACCTTTGCCGACCGCCGATAACACGAAGAGGTGGAGCGCGGCGCCTTTGATATCCGAACCACCGCCATCTCTCGGCTACAATGGCCACTACATCGAGGACGAGGACTCGACGGGATTCAGAAGAATGCAGAGGGACGGCAGCAACCGGCTATCCATGCAGTTCTTCGAGGATGGAGCAGG ATTTAGGTGGGCCGATGCAGCTGAGAGGGCTAAAGCTAGGGCTCATACAAGTACATCACTTCCAAGGGAACACAAACGAAAAGAACCTCTTGGACAAGCAAATAACAGCACGAGTCCTGTGCCATCAATGGACCAGAG cgAGCTTATCGTGATAAGAAATGAACCTGGTCCTCTGGGTATACATGTCGTACCGGATTATGATATTTATGGAAAGGATAGGGGTCTCCTTGTCCAGGGGATAGAGCCTGGGGGAAGAATTGACAGGGATGGTAGGCTGGCAATCAACGACAGGATTATAGAAATCAATGGGCAGAATTTACTCAATATGCcttttcaaag GGTTCAGGATATGTTCAAACTTTCCCTTACTTCGTCCGAACTCAGGCTGAAGGTTGTGAAGGATTATACCTTGAATGGgatcaagaagcagttgagctGTCACAGATTCGCAGAGGACAAAGATTCTTCCATGGTGGAATTCGAACAAAAACGTAAAT ATACCCCGAACACCAAGGTAGCCACCGTCTCACCAACGAAGAAATTACCGACTGGTTCGAAAAATCTGAAAACTCTGCTCACGGCGAACACCAGAAAAATAGGAAGAAAGATCGAGATTGAATTAACGAAGGGTCCACATGGGCTAGGGTTCAGCATCACAACTAGGGACAATCCTGCTGGCGGGAACTGTCCTATTTACATCAAAAACATCATTCCTAAG CATTCACAGGGCGCTGCTGTAGAAGACGGCCGTTTGAAGATAGGAGACCGGTTATTGGAAGTCAACGGTGTGGAGATGACCGGAAAAAGTCAATCAGAGGCTGTTGCTGTCCTCAGGAACGCACCTCCAGGTAGCAAAGTCAAAATCGTGGTGTCCAGGCAAGAAGACGTTGTGGACACTGAAAATGAACTCCCAAGGATAATT GAGTCCGAAGCACAAAAATCGACCGGCGAGGCCGTAGAAGTACCAAGTAGAAGTAGCGACACACCTCCAACAATTCCTCCCTTACCTCAGAGCCACCTTCAAGCCCTACAAAATAGGACTCCTGAAAGGGGAGGGACTGTCGCCAAAATAGTGTCTCAATTTCAGGACACATCGACGGCGTTCAAT CCGCCTGAGAAGTTGGACGACTCCATGATTTTCCCTTGGAAACATCGTGAAGTTCTCACTTTCAACATCCCGGTTCACGACACGGAAAAAGCCGGCCTCGGTATCAGCGTCAAGGGGAAGACGAGCGGCAACCAGGACCTTGGGATTTTCATCAAGAGCGTCATCAACGGCGGCGCGGCGTCGAGAGACAAAAGACTGCAGACGAACGACCAACTGCTCAACGTGAACGGCATTTCGCTACTACAGCAATCGAACAGCGACGCCATGGAGACCCTTAGAAAAGCCATGTTGCATACTGAAGGTCCTGTCCCGGGGAATATCACGCTGACCATAGCGAGGAGGGCTTCATCCCCGCCTCCGGTCAATAGGAATTATTCCGTCAGCAGTTCCTCGAGCAATCCGAATCTCCTGAACTCCAATGAAG GATCTGAAATATTCCAATCGAGCGATAGCAGCGACCCCTCCAAAAACAATTCCGGGGCCAGTAACGGCTCCACCAACACTGTGATCTATAACCCATACATCCACAGCAGAGAGAATTCGCAAAGTCATAATTTGAACCCGATACAAAACTGGAATCCTGTGATAGACCGATTGGTCggaaataataataagaatagcCAGTTGAGGAACGAAAGCTACTATAAG GCCACTCATGATACTTGGAGCAGCAGTATGTTAGCTAACAATCAATCTTTCGATAGTCATCATTCTACCACCACCGTTAGCTTGAACGGGGGCGAGCCTATATTGATAGAGGATGAATATGGGTCGAGGGTGCTGAACCAACAAAGTACCAG AATAAATGTACATATGACGAACAAAATGAATCTCTCGAACGGAAGCATCCCGGAAAGCAGAAAGGACCACGAGCCCGACGGCAAGGCCAGTTTGAACAGCGTCACCTGCGACAACAGAAGTACCGAGTCATCACAGACCACCATACAGAGCGGCACCGACGCCACTTACGCCAGTCAGTTGTCCCTGGAGAATCCGAAAGGGTTCAGCAGGGACGCGTTCGGGAGGCAGAGTATGTCAGAGAAGAGGCATGCTACACTGGATGCCAAGAGTACGGATACGTACCAGAGAACGAAGAAGTTACGGGAGCAAAGGACCAAGGAGAAAGACT CTAATTTGGTACGTGTTGGGTCGGTGGAATCGGTCATGAGTGTTACACGAACTTCAGAACATCCAGAAT ATGCAGACAAGTTAGGTCAACTGGGACCCTCGTTGGGAATGAAGAAGTCGTCAAGTTTGGAGTCATTACAAACGATGGTCCaggag ATACAAATGCAGGAAGAGGGAGATCCAGCTTACAGCTATCGGGGTCCTTCTGGAGCGTTGAAGGTCATCAGGGGACGAGGATGTGAAGAGAGTTTCAGGGCTGCCGTTGATGATAGAATCGTCGACCCTAACCATCGTAGTGAAAAATCCCCTAAGAAACATTGGCTGTTGGATCCACCAACCGATAGCGACAAGGAAATTGAAGGCTTTAATAATGTAAGAGGAGGTCCCAGACAGTCCTCGCTGAATGCTGCTTTGGACAACAAACATAAATCGGCCAAGAAAAAGCCTAGTATACTCAAGGGGATAGGCTCGATGTTCAG GTTCGGGAAACACAGGAAGGTGGATTTTCCCAACGTGGACCCTCACTATCACCACAGCAGCGAATTCGACAATTCTTCCATCCAGAACGCGGAACCGTCCGAAGATCAGTCTTCTTCCCATTCTTCCGGTCAGCAGAAACAGCCCGAAGGTCATCAGGGCCACCCTTCGGAAAGGACGCATGAGCAACAGGACAAATCGCAACAGTTGCAGCAGCaacagcagcagcagcagcaacATATGATCAGACAGCAGCAGGGTAACGTCCAAGCCAATAATCGTGAGGGACAACAGGGTAACATTGGTCAACCTCTTTATCAGAGGCATTTCGTTCATCGTCACGCCGAACAAGTTCAG GTGATACCTGAGAACTCTGTGGCACCACCTGTGAAATATCGTAATAATGGGGAAGTACAAAGGAGATCCGATAGAAAATTACACGAGCAACGCCAAGCAGCAAGGCATTCTTATTATCCCCCAGATGAAAGGGAAAATCTATACGAACATAGACAGCTAAGGAATGAACCGACATATGGTGAATACGGTAGACCGGGCAGTCGAACCGCTGTGACTGATTCAGTGCCATTTACCCACTACGTTAACTATAACGAGCTGCAAAGCCACCTAAG TCGAAAACAACATCAGTATCATTCTCAACGTCAGACAAAGGCGGATTCCCAAATACGACCTATGTCTAATTTTTACGAGTATGAAAGTGTCCAATCTATATTGAGCAACCGCGGTCGGTCGAATGCCCCTGCCCAATATGCCAAGCAATCATCGTCGGGTCATCATTTCCAGGATATGAATTCCAATTCCCTGCCTAGGAACCAACAGGGGCAACTTCCCCAAACTCGCGGCAGTCAAAGAGGTCCTTTTGTGACGCAGGTCACTATCGGTGAACAGAACGGTACAAAAGTTTAG
- the LOC123312845 gene encoding partitioning defective 3 homolog isoform X6, whose product MKVTVCFGNVRVVVPCGNGDIFVRDLIREATLRFKKATGKGPATWVSVHNLQTQGGGILDPDDKLCDVVDDREQILATFEDGDGPHHGGGDGASGSSVGTGSPDIFHDGDKYGSTYPQTDIEVTGEQIANGIPGSLQVRRGSEPALNQLPPGPPLPTADNTKRWSAAPLISEPPPSLGYNGHYIEDEDSTGFRRMQRDGSNRLSMQFFEDGAGFRWADAAERAKARAHTSTSLPREHKRKEPLGQANNSTSPVPSMDQSELIVIRNEPGPLGIHVVPDYDIYGKDRGLLVQGIEPGGRIDRDGRLAINDRIIEINGQNLLNMPFQRVQDMFKLSLTSSELRLKVVKDYTLNGIKKQLSCHRFAEDKDSSMVEFEQKRKYTPNTKVATVSPTKKLPTGSKNLKTLLTANTRKIGRKIEIELTKGPHGLGFSITTRDNPAGGNCPIYIKNIIPKHSQGAAVEDGRLKIGDRLLEVNGVEMTGKSQSEAVAVLRNAPPGSKVKIVVSRQEDVVDTENELPRIIESEAQKSTGEAVEVPSRSSDTPPTIPPLPQSHLQALQNRTPERGGTVAKIVSQFQDTSTAFNPPEKLDDSMIFPWKHREVLTFNIPVHDTEKAGLGISVKGKTSGNQDLGIFIKSVINGGAASRDKRLQTNDQLLNVNGISLLQQSNSDAMETLRKAMLHTEGPVPGNITLTIARRASSPPPVNRNYSVSSSSSNPNLLNSNEGSEIFQSSDSSDPSKNNSGASNGSTNTVIYNPYIHSRENSQSHNLNPIQNWNPVIDRLVGNNNKNSQLRNESYYKATHDTWSSSMLANNQSFDSHHSTTTVSLNGGEPILIEDEYGSRVLNQQSTRINVHMTNKMNLSNGSIPESRKDHEPDGKASLNSVTCDNRSTESSQTTIQSGTDATYASQLSLENPKGFSRDAFGRQSMSEKRHATLDAKSTDTYQRTKKLREQRTKEKDSNLVRVGSVESVMSVTRTSEHPEYADKLGQLGPSLGMKKSSSLESLQTMVQEIQMQEEGDPAYSYRGPSGALKVIRGRGCEESFRAAVDDRIVDPNHRSEKSPKKHWLLDPPTDSDKEIEGFNNVRGGPRQSSLNAALDNKHKSAKKKPSILKGIGSMFRFGKHRKVDFPNVDPHYHHSSEFDNSSIQNAEPSEDQSSSHSSGQQKQPEGHQGHPSERTHEQQDKSQQLQQQQQQQQQHMIRQQQGNVQANNREGQQGNIGQPLYQRHFVHRHAEQVQVIPENSVAPPVKYRNNGEVQRRSDRKLHEQRQAARHSYYPPDERENLYEHRQLRNEPTYGEYGRPGSRTAVTDSVPFTHYVNYNELQSHLSNRKEPLSDSQIVQMRLQVQQQRLKVEEESRKQHQYHSQRQTKADSQIRPMSNFYEYESVQSILSNRGRSNAPAQYAKQSSSGHHFQDMNSNSLPRNQQGQLPQTRGSQRGPFVTQVTIGEQNGTKV is encoded by the exons gGTCCAGCCACTTGGGTATCCGTCCACAATCTCCAAACCCAGGGTGGCGGCATCTTAGATCCGGACGACAAACTTTGCGACGTTGTTGACGACAGGGAGCAGATCCTAGCTACCTTCGAAGATGGCGACGGTCCTCATCACGGAGGTGGGGACGGAGCAAGCGGAAGTTCCGTTGGCACCGGAAGTCCTGACATATTTCAC GATGGCGACAAGTACGGCTCCACCTATCCCCAGACGGACATCGAAGTGACCGGCGAGCAAATCGCCAACGGAATACCTGGATCCTTGCAGGTGCGAAGGGGGAGTGAACCGGCCCTCAATCAGCTACCCCCTGGTCCACCTTTGCCGACCGCCGATAACACGAAGAGGTGGAGCGCGGCGCCTTTGATATCCGAACCACCGCCATCTCTCGGCTACAATGGCCACTACATCGAGGACGAGGACTCGACGGGATTCAGAAGAATGCAGAGGGACGGCAGCAACCGGCTATCCATGCAGTTCTTCGAGGATGGAGCAGG ATTTAGGTGGGCCGATGCAGCTGAGAGGGCTAAAGCTAGGGCTCATACAAGTACATCACTTCCAAGGGAACACAAACGAAAAGAACCTCTTGGACAAGCAAATAACAGCACGAGTCCTGTGCCATCAATGGACCAGAG cgAGCTTATCGTGATAAGAAATGAACCTGGTCCTCTGGGTATACATGTCGTACCGGATTATGATATTTATGGAAAGGATAGGGGTCTCCTTGTCCAGGGGATAGAGCCTGGGGGAAGAATTGACAGGGATGGTAGGCTGGCAATCAACGACAGGATTATAGAAATCAATGGGCAGAATTTACTCAATATGCcttttcaaag GGTTCAGGATATGTTCAAACTTTCCCTTACTTCGTCCGAACTCAGGCTGAAGGTTGTGAAGGATTATACCTTGAATGGgatcaagaagcagttgagctGTCACAGATTCGCAGAGGACAAAGATTCTTCCATGGTGGAATTCGAACAAAAACGTAAAT ATACCCCGAACACCAAGGTAGCCACCGTCTCACCAACGAAGAAATTACCGACTGGTTCGAAAAATCTGAAAACTCTGCTCACGGCGAACACCAGAAAAATAGGAAGAAAGATCGAGATTGAATTAACGAAGGGTCCACATGGGCTAGGGTTCAGCATCACAACTAGGGACAATCCTGCTGGCGGGAACTGTCCTATTTACATCAAAAACATCATTCCTAAG CATTCACAGGGCGCTGCTGTAGAAGACGGCCGTTTGAAGATAGGAGACCGGTTATTGGAAGTCAACGGTGTGGAGATGACCGGAAAAAGTCAATCAGAGGCTGTTGCTGTCCTCAGGAACGCACCTCCAGGTAGCAAAGTCAAAATCGTGGTGTCCAGGCAAGAAGACGTTGTGGACACTGAAAATGAACTCCCAAGGATAATT GAGTCCGAAGCACAAAAATCGACCGGCGAGGCCGTAGAAGTACCAAGTAGAAGTAGCGACACACCTCCAACAATTCCTCCCTTACCTCAGAGCCACCTTCAAGCCCTACAAAATAGGACTCCTGAAAGGGGAGGGACTGTCGCCAAAATAGTGTCTCAATTTCAGGACACATCGACGGCGTTCAAT CCGCCTGAGAAGTTGGACGACTCCATGATTTTCCCTTGGAAACATCGTGAAGTTCTCACTTTCAACATCCCGGTTCACGACACGGAAAAAGCCGGCCTCGGTATCAGCGTCAAGGGGAAGACGAGCGGCAACCAGGACCTTGGGATTTTCATCAAGAGCGTCATCAACGGCGGCGCGGCGTCGAGAGACAAAAGACTGCAGACGAACGACCAACTGCTCAACGTGAACGGCATTTCGCTACTACAGCAATCGAACAGCGACGCCATGGAGACCCTTAGAAAAGCCATGTTGCATACTGAAGGTCCTGTCCCGGGGAATATCACGCTGACCATAGCGAGGAGGGCTTCATCCCCGCCTCCGGTCAATAGGAATTATTCCGTCAGCAGTTCCTCGAGCAATCCGAATCTCCTGAACTCCAATGAAG GATCTGAAATATTCCAATCGAGCGATAGCAGCGACCCCTCCAAAAACAATTCCGGGGCCAGTAACGGCTCCACCAACACTGTGATCTATAACCCATACATCCACAGCAGAGAGAATTCGCAAAGTCATAATTTGAACCCGATACAAAACTGGAATCCTGTGATAGACCGATTGGTCggaaataataataagaatagcCAGTTGAGGAACGAAAGCTACTATAAG GCCACTCATGATACTTGGAGCAGCAGTATGTTAGCTAACAATCAATCTTTCGATAGTCATCATTCTACCACCACCGTTAGCTTGAACGGGGGCGAGCCTATATTGATAGAGGATGAATATGGGTCGAGGGTGCTGAACCAACAAAGTACCAG AATAAATGTACATATGACGAACAAAATGAATCTCTCGAACGGAAGCATCCCGGAAAGCAGAAAGGACCACGAGCCCGACGGCAAGGCCAGTTTGAACAGCGTCACCTGCGACAACAGAAGTACCGAGTCATCACAGACCACCATACAGAGCGGCACCGACGCCACTTACGCCAGTCAGTTGTCCCTGGAGAATCCGAAAGGGTTCAGCAGGGACGCGTTCGGGAGGCAGAGTATGTCAGAGAAGAGGCATGCTACACTGGATGCCAAGAGTACGGATACGTACCAGAGAACGAAGAAGTTACGGGAGCAAAGGACCAAGGAGAAAGACT CTAATTTGGTACGTGTTGGGTCGGTGGAATCGGTCATGAGTGTTACACGAACTTCAGAACATCCAGAAT ATGCAGACAAGTTAGGTCAACTGGGACCCTCGTTGGGAATGAAGAAGTCGTCAAGTTTGGAGTCATTACAAACGATGGTCCaggag ATACAAATGCAGGAAGAGGGAGATCCAGCTTACAGCTATCGGGGTCCTTCTGGAGCGTTGAAGGTCATCAGGGGACGAGGATGTGAAGAGAGTTTCAGGGCTGCCGTTGATGATAGAATCGTCGACCCTAACCATCGTAGTGAAAAATCCCCTAAGAAACATTGGCTGTTGGATCCACCAACCGATAGCGACAAGGAAATTGAAGGCTTTAATAATGTAAGAGGAGGTCCCAGACAGTCCTCGCTGAATGCTGCTTTGGACAACAAACATAAATCGGCCAAGAAAAAGCCTAGTATACTCAAGGGGATAGGCTCGATGTTCAG GTTCGGGAAACACAGGAAGGTGGATTTTCCCAACGTGGACCCTCACTATCACCACAGCAGCGAATTCGACAATTCTTCCATCCAGAACGCGGAACCGTCCGAAGATCAGTCTTCTTCCCATTCTTCCGGTCAGCAGAAACAGCCCGAAGGTCATCAGGGCCACCCTTCGGAAAGGACGCATGAGCAACAGGACAAATCGCAACAGTTGCAGCAGCaacagcagcagcagcagcaacATATGATCAGACAGCAGCAGGGTAACGTCCAAGCCAATAATCGTGAGGGACAACAGGGTAACATTGGTCAACCTCTTTATCAGAGGCATTTCGTTCATCGTCACGCCGAACAAGTTCAG GTGATACCTGAGAACTCTGTGGCACCACCTGTGAAATATCGTAATAATGGGGAAGTACAAAGGAGATCCGATAGAAAATTACACGAGCAACGCCAAGCAGCAAGGCATTCTTATTATCCCCCAGATGAAAGGGAAAATCTATACGAACATAGACAGCTAAGGAATGAACCGACATATGGTGAATACGGTAGACCGGGCAGTCGAACCGCTGTGACTGATTCAGTGCCATTTACCCACTACGTTAACTATAACGAGCTGCAAAGCCACCTAAG CAATCGGAAAGAACCCTTGTCTGACAGTCAAATAGTTCAGATGCGTCTGCAAGTGCAGCAGCAAAGGTTAAAGGTGGAGGAAGAAAG TCGAAAACAACATCAGTATCATTCTCAACGTCAGACAAAGGCGGATTCCCAAATACGACCTATGTCTAATTTTTACGAGTATGAAAGTGTCCAATCTATATTGAGCAACCGCGGTCGGTCGAATGCCCCTGCCCAATATGCCAAGCAATCATCGTCGGGTCATCATTTCCAGGATATGAATTCCAATTCCCTGCCTAGGAACCAACAGGGGCAACTTCCCCAAACTCGCGGCAGTCAAAGAGGTCCTTTTGTGACGCAGGTCACTATCGGTGAACAGAACGGTACAAAAGTTTAG